A region of bacterium DNA encodes the following proteins:
- a CDS encoding sigma 54-interacting transcriptional regulator yields the protein MESRRLDIRHTFETVIANSSAMRQVVATAKRLAADSRPTFVDGAEGTGRKFMARVMHQEGPRSAHPIVTVRCDLLTVNVLDRTLFGDERTGTVGKFEESADGTLLLTDLEDLNPVSQERLNKVLELGRFTTGDYETRIITSRLISTGNRSEIEKLMQSGQFSQPLFARLTETTLCLPSLSERHQDIPDLVVNVLRELSSRERIEMPAVPYHYMELLMNVAWPENVRQLRNHIESVMVLSGGEFNPEIIREHFVPEGTPATIKGAFQTLLSKLRVTAAEPTMAVNHNR from the coding sequence ATGGAAAGCAGACGACTGGACATCCGGCACACCTTTGAAACGGTCATCGCCAACAGCAGTGCGATGCGCCAGGTGGTGGCGACGGCGAAGCGGTTGGCTGCTGACAGCCGGCCCACCTTTGTGGACGGCGCAGAAGGAACAGGCCGCAAGTTCATGGCCCGGGTCATGCATCAGGAAGGCCCGCGCAGCGCCCATCCCATCGTGACGGTGAGATGCGATCTGCTGACCGTGAACGTGTTGGATCGAACGCTCTTCGGGGATGAGCGCACGGGGACCGTCGGAAAGTTCGAAGAGTCCGCCGATGGCACGCTGCTGCTCACCGATCTCGAGGATCTCAACCCGGTCTCTCAGGAGAGACTGAATAAGGTTCTGGAGCTCGGACGATTCACCACCGGCGATTATGAGACCCGCATCATTACCAGCCGCCTGATTTCTACAGGCAACCGTTCCGAGATCGAAAAGCTGATGCAATCGGGCCAGTTCTCGCAGCCGCTGTTCGCGCGGCTCACCGAGACCACCCTGTGTCTGCCGAGTCTGTCCGAGCGGCACCAGGACATCCCCGATCTTGTGGTCAATGTGCTGCGGGAACTGTCGTCGCGCGAACGCATCGAAATGCCGGCGGTACCGTATCACTATATGGAATTGCTGATGAACGTGGCCTGGCCGGAGAACGTGCGCCAACTGCGCAACCACATCGAAAGTGTGATGGTGCTCTCCGGCGGCGAGTTCAATCCCGAGATCATCCGCGAACACTTCGTCCCCGAAGGCACGCCGGCCACGATCAAGGGCGCATTCCAAACCCTGCTGAGCAAACTGCGCGTGACTGCCGCCGAACCGACGATGGCGGTGAATCACAACCGATAA